One segment of Synechococcus sp. A15-24 DNA contains the following:
- the thiL gene encoding thiamine-phosphate kinase: MTPTLAELGEAELLKRLARFAPPGQLDDDTACLGSDPRPLLVNTDVLVDNIHFSDATTNAHDVGWRAVAANLSDLAASGAVSVDGITVALVAPGTTPWSWVEGVYNGISAALQQHGGTVLGGDCSSGVSRLLSVTALGRLGPLRLLRSTAQPGDVLVSSGPHGLSRLGLALLQNDPQLQATCLNASLQSQAISQHQRPRPRLDALNQLLSCKPAHLPWRAGGTDSSDGLLTAVRGLCSNSGTGARLDRNRLPKAHGWPNGDPWERWCLAGGEDFELILSLPEAWADALEQALPGCQRFGRITDTAGSVIWSDDNSPVMDEGFDHFAQG, translated from the coding sequence ATGACCCCCACCCTGGCGGAGCTGGGGGAAGCGGAGCTGCTCAAGCGCCTGGCCCGGTTCGCTCCACCAGGGCAACTCGACGACGACACCGCCTGCCTCGGGTCAGATCCACGACCCCTTCTGGTGAACACCGATGTGCTGGTGGATAACATCCACTTCAGTGATGCCACCACCAATGCACACGATGTGGGATGGCGCGCCGTCGCCGCCAACCTGTCCGATCTAGCCGCCAGCGGTGCTGTGAGCGTTGACGGCATCACCGTGGCCCTGGTGGCGCCGGGCACCACCCCGTGGAGTTGGGTTGAGGGGGTCTACAACGGCATCAGTGCAGCTCTTCAGCAGCACGGCGGAACGGTGCTAGGGGGTGACTGTTCGTCAGGCGTAAGCCGCTTGCTGTCGGTAACGGCCCTGGGGCGTCTCGGACCGCTGCGGCTGCTGCGCAGTACCGCCCAACCTGGAGACGTGCTGGTCAGCAGCGGGCCCCATGGCCTCAGCCGCCTGGGTCTGGCGCTGCTCCAGAACGACCCGCAGCTTCAAGCCACTTGCCTCAACGCCTCTTTGCAGAGCCAAGCGATCAGCCAGCACCAACGACCCCGACCGCGGCTGGATGCCCTCAATCAACTGCTCTCATGCAAACCCGCTCACCTGCCCTGGCGGGCAGGCGGAACCGACAGCAGCGACGGACTTCTGACCGCTGTTCGGGGGCTCTGCAGCAACAGTGGCACAGGGGCACGTCTCGACCGAAACCGTTTACCGAAAGCTCACGGGTGGCCCAATGGGGACCCTTGGGAGCGGTGGTGCCTGGCAGGCGGGGAGGATTTTGAACTGATCCTCAGCCTCCCTGAAGCATGGGCCGATGCTCTGGAACAGGCCTTGCCCGGCTGTCAGCGCTTCGGCCGGATCACCGACACTGCAGGATCCGTCATATGGAGTGACGACAACTCCCCCGTCATGGACGAGGGCTTTGATCATTTCGCGCAGGGCTGA
- a CDS encoding peptidylprolyl isomerase — protein MAHPRFKAALIALLGFALINLAAPAWAALPQGNAVKDPAAILRDSLPFQQDDIRELQHRLELTSDDLRAKRWGALAKTVSRSEALLSTRRNSILEAVPASRRDRAEAFLKQVDQGLQAMQERINEVDKPGFIRDRRQTLSRIGDVEALLVEDGFQREIPSEFDALPRLQGRATLTISTSQGDLTTVVDGYNAPLTAGAFVDLAQKGFYDGLPFVRAEDFYVLQSGDPEGPELGYIDPKTRQERHVPLEIRVPEQEDTIYNDTFEDVGLFKATPTLPFATLGTLGWAHSDQALDDGSSQFFMFLYEAELTPAGLNLVDGRNAAFGYVVDGFDVLEELGVDDSIVSITVTDGADRLLSHA, from the coding sequence TTGGCCCATCCGCGTTTCAAGGCCGCTCTGATCGCCTTGCTCGGCTTCGCCCTGATCAACCTGGCAGCCCCAGCCTGGGCTGCTCTGCCCCAGGGCAATGCTGTGAAGGATCCGGCGGCGATCCTGCGGGATTCCCTGCCCTTCCAACAGGACGACATTCGCGAACTGCAACATCGGCTGGAGCTCACCAGCGACGATCTGCGTGCGAAACGCTGGGGTGCCCTTGCCAAGACGGTGTCCCGCAGCGAAGCGCTGCTCAGCACCCGCCGCAATTCCATCCTGGAAGCCGTCCCCGCTTCAAGGCGTGATCGTGCTGAGGCCTTTCTGAAACAGGTGGATCAGGGTCTGCAAGCCATGCAGGAACGGATCAACGAGGTCGACAAGCCTGGCTTCATCCGCGATCGTCGCCAGACCCTCAGCCGCATCGGTGATGTGGAAGCTCTGCTGGTGGAGGATGGATTCCAGCGGGAGATCCCCTCTGAATTCGATGCGCTGCCGCGGCTGCAGGGCCGCGCCACCCTCACCATCAGCACCAGCCAGGGGGATCTGACCACCGTGGTGGATGGCTACAACGCCCCACTCACCGCCGGTGCCTTTGTCGATTTAGCTCAGAAAGGGTTTTACGACGGACTTCCCTTCGTCCGGGCTGAAGATTTCTACGTGCTGCAGAGCGGAGATCCGGAGGGTCCGGAGCTCGGTTACATCGACCCAAAAACCAGACAGGAGCGGCACGTGCCGCTTGAGATCCGCGTCCCGGAACAGGAGGACACCATATACAACGATACCTTTGAGGATGTCGGCCTGTTCAAGGCCACCCCAACCCTTCCTTTCGCCACCCTTGGAACCCTGGGATGGGCCCATTCGGATCAGGCCCTGGATGATGGCTCCTCCCAGTTCTTCATGTTTCTCTACGAGGCTGAACTGACGCCAGCAGGTCTGAACCTGGTGGACGGCCGCAACGCTGCCTTCGGCTATGTGGTGGACGGTTTTGACGTGCTCGAGGAGCTTGGGGTGGATGACTCCATCGTTTCGATCACGGTGACCGACGGCGCCGACCGGCTGTTGAGCCACGCATGA
- the efp gene encoding elongation factor P: MISSNDFRTGTTIEIDGAVWRVVEFLHVKPGKGSAFVRSKLKAVKTGNVVEKTFRAGEMLPQALLEKASLQHTYMEGEDYVFMDMSTYEETRLSADQIGESRKYLKEGMEVNVVSWNGSPLEVELPNSVVLEITETDPGVKGDTATGGTKPAILETGAQVMVPLFLSVGEKIKVDTRSDSYLGRENG, from the coding sequence ATGATCTCCAGCAACGACTTCCGAACCGGCACCACGATTGAGATCGATGGTGCCGTCTGGCGTGTGGTGGAGTTCCTTCACGTCAAGCCTGGCAAGGGATCTGCCTTTGTGCGCTCCAAGCTCAAGGCGGTGAAGACCGGCAACGTGGTGGAAAAGACCTTCCGTGCGGGGGAGATGTTGCCCCAGGCCTTGTTGGAAAAGGCTTCTCTGCAGCACACCTACATGGAAGGTGAGGACTACGTCTTCATGGACATGTCCACTTATGAGGAGACGCGTCTCAGTGCCGATCAGATCGGGGAAAGCCGCAAATACCTCAAGGAGGGAATGGAGGTGAATGTGGTGTCCTGGAACGGCAGTCCCCTTGAGGTGGAACTGCCGAATTCCGTGGTGCTGGAGATTACTGAAACCGATCCCGGCGTGAAAGGTGACACCGCCACCGGCGGCACCAAGCCAGCCATCCTGGAAACCGGTGCTCAGGTGATGGTGCCCCTGTTCCTGTCCGTCGGCGAGAAGATCAAGGTGGACACCCGCAGCGACAGTTATCTGGGTCGCGAGAACGGATGA
- the accB gene encoding acetyl-CoA carboxylase biotin carboxyl carrier protein: MTMQLDHEQLHRLLEVLGESDIQEFRLEGDDFRLEIRRNLPGQAVMAPVMSAPVTAATAPVAAEPSSPPPAATATRSDLLEITAPMVGTFYRAPAPGEAPFIEVGNRIDVGQTVCILEAMKLMNELEAEVSGEVVEILVDNGTPVEFGQVLMRVRPA, encoded by the coding sequence ATGACCATGCAGCTTGATCACGAACAACTGCACCGCCTGCTTGAGGTGCTGGGCGAGAGCGACATTCAGGAGTTTCGGCTGGAGGGTGATGACTTCCGGCTGGAGATCCGTCGCAACCTGCCGGGACAGGCCGTCATGGCCCCGGTGATGTCGGCCCCTGTGACCGCCGCCACAGCACCAGTCGCGGCTGAGCCTTCGTCGCCACCTCCTGCAGCCACAGCCACCCGCAGTGACCTGCTGGAGATCACGGCTCCGATGGTGGGCACGTTTTACCGCGCACCGGCACCGGGAGAGGCACCGTTCATTGAAGTCGGCAATCGCATTGATGTCGGCCAGACGGTGTGCATCCTGGAGGCGATGAAACTGATGAACGAGCTCGAAGCCGAAGTCAGTGGAGAGGTGGTGGAGATCCTGGTGGACAACGGCACACCAGTGGAATTCGGTCAGGTGCTGATGCGCGTGCGGCCGGCCTAG
- the pdxA gene encoding 4-hydroxythreonine-4-phosphate dehydrogenase PdxA — translation MRSPLDPNASQQLLIALGDPAGIGMEVTLKALASSRLPASLQPVLVGCRRSLMATHARLLQQGITAVADPDQLIIDDQPLEVSVQPGQPTTTGAAAGFRWLTRAVACVQQGHGRALVTAPIAKHLWHAAGHHYPGQTERLAELAGSAQSSMLFTAIAPHGTWRLNTLLATTHLPFSQIAAALTPELVEHKLNVLLDFCRRFRPDPHLVVAGLNPHAGEAGRLGQEEDTWLTPLLKRWRQNHPSVRLDGPVPPDTCWLSAAQAWNQPDCSGPDGYLALYHDQGLIPVKLMAFDAAVNTTLELPFLRTSPDHGTGFDIAGQGLARPDSMIAALQAAWDLTAA, via the coding sequence ATGCGATCACCGTTGGACCCCAACGCTAGCCAGCAGCTGCTGATCGCCCTTGGCGATCCCGCAGGCATCGGCATGGAGGTCACCCTCAAGGCACTGGCGAGCAGCAGGCTTCCTGCGTCACTCCAGCCTGTTCTGGTCGGCTGCCGTCGCAGCCTGATGGCCACCCACGCCCGCCTCCTGCAGCAGGGCATCACAGCTGTCGCCGATCCCGATCAGCTGATCATTGACGACCAACCCCTGGAGGTGTCCGTTCAACCCGGACAACCGACAACAACCGGTGCCGCAGCGGGCTTCCGTTGGCTGACCCGCGCCGTTGCGTGTGTGCAGCAAGGACACGGTCGGGCCCTGGTCACCGCACCGATCGCTAAGCACCTCTGGCATGCCGCAGGCCATCACTATCCCGGGCAGACGGAACGGCTGGCTGAACTCGCCGGTTCAGCGCAATCCTCAATGCTGTTCACAGCCATCGCACCACATGGGACCTGGAGACTCAATACGTTGCTGGCCACCACGCACCTTCCCTTCAGCCAGATCGCCGCAGCACTGACGCCGGAACTGGTGGAGCACAAACTGAACGTGCTGCTGGACTTCTGCCGGCGGTTCCGGCCCGACCCTCATCTGGTGGTGGCAGGTCTGAACCCCCATGCCGGTGAAGCGGGTCGGCTCGGACAGGAGGAGGACACCTGGCTGACTCCACTGCTGAAGCGCTGGCGTCAGAACCATCCTTCCGTGCGGCTGGATGGCCCCGTCCCGCCCGATACCTGTTGGTTGAGCGCAGCTCAGGCCTGGAACCAACCGGACTGCTCAGGCCCGGATGGATATCTCGCGCTGTACCACGATCAGGGCCTGATTCCAGTGAAGCTGATGGCGTTTGACGCCGCCGTCAACACCACCCTGGAACTGCCCTTCCTCCGCACATCACCCGATCACGGCACAGGATTCGATATCGCTGGTCAGGGTTTGGCCCGACCGGACAGCATGATCGCGGCCCTGCAGGCGGCTTGGGATCTCACAGCGGCCTAG
- a CDS encoding SDR family oxidoreductase produces the protein MLADLVNRSQPLASDARVLVLGGGFSGGHVTRLLRALGTTVRCSRRSLSSPGADLLFDSTARLILTSSDLDGITHVLSTIPPTAEGHDPVLTHLGSQLKERSLTWVGYLSTTGVYGDQQGRWVSEDDPANPGQPRSQRRYACEQAWLDSGLPVQILRLPGIYGPGRSVLDSLRAGKSRRILKADQVFCRIHVDDIAGACLHLMHQATSGQWPAIVNVSDNCPAAPQELLQYGAALLSCELPKEEPFELASRSMSAMARSFWSENRRVRNTLLCQQLGYVLLHPDFKAGLQDCLREEAKSRS, from the coding sequence ATGCTGGCTGATCTTGTCAACCGATCCCAACCACTCGCCTCGGATGCACGAGTGCTGGTACTCGGTGGCGGTTTCAGCGGTGGTCACGTAACACGGCTGCTCAGGGCCCTCGGCACCACCGTGCGCTGCAGTCGCCGCAGCCTCAGCTCTCCAGGAGCCGATCTCCTCTTCGACAGCACAGCCAGGCTGATCCTAACGTCGAGCGATCTGGACGGCATCACCCACGTGCTCTCCACCATTCCCCCGACAGCCGAGGGACACGACCCGGTGCTCACCCACCTCGGGTCGCAGCTGAAAGAGCGATCACTCACCTGGGTTGGCTATCTCTCCACCACCGGGGTCTACGGGGATCAGCAGGGGCGCTGGGTGTCGGAGGACGATCCCGCTAATCCAGGCCAGCCGCGCAGTCAGCGGCGCTACGCCTGTGAACAGGCCTGGCTGGACTCCGGCCTCCCGGTGCAGATCCTGAGACTTCCCGGCATCTACGGACCCGGCCGCTCGGTGCTCGACAGTCTTCGGGCCGGAAAGTCACGGCGAATTCTGAAGGCCGATCAGGTGTTCTGCCGCATCCATGTGGATGACATCGCCGGCGCCTGCCTGCATCTGATGCATCAGGCCACATCAGGCCAATGGCCGGCCATCGTCAATGTCAGCGATAACTGCCCTGCAGCGCCTCAGGAGCTCCTGCAATACGGCGCAGCCCTGCTGAGCTGCGAGCTTCCCAAAGAGGAACCGTTCGAATTAGCGAGCCGTTCAATGTCTGCCATGGCACGGTCGTTCTGGAGTGAGAACCGCCGGGTACGCAACACCCTGCTGTGCCAACAGCTCGGCTATGTCCTGCTCCATCCGGATTTCAAAGCCGGCCTGCAGGATTGCCTGCGAGAGGAGGCTAAGTCCCGCTCCTGA
- a CDS encoding HNH endonuclease: MHNRDAVFLDELCPKLRVRRWRQSLHIYTGKSCIYCGKPSESIDHILPRARGGLSVTENCVPACLSCNGHKSDADVFDWYRRQRFYDPRRAMAIRAWMDGDLRLALRLLQWAHPQDASLPKPDGGMELSYQPA; this comes from the coding sequence ATGCATAACCGGGATGCAGTTTTTCTAGATGAACTCTGTCCCAAATTGCGCGTCCGACGCTGGAGACAATCACTCCATATTTACACCGGTAAAAGTTGCATTTATTGCGGCAAACCTTCTGAATCCATTGATCACATTCTCCCCCGTGCCCGTGGTGGCTTAAGCGTCACTGAAAATTGCGTCCCTGCATGCCTGTCCTGCAACGGTCATAAATCCGATGCCGATGTTTTCGACTGGTACCGCCGACAGCGCTTCTATGACCCAAGACGTGCCATGGCCATTCGCGCCTGGATGGATGGCGATCTGCGCCTCGCCCTGCGGTTGCTGCAGTGGGCGCACCCCCAGGACGCTTCCTTGCCAAAGCCTGATGGTGGCATGGAATTGAGCTATCAACCGGCCTGA
- a CDS encoding DEAD/DEAH box helicase: MGDWISDSGSLSCGLDLSAAGLIRVVCPFDAVTQAQLRRIRPRGRWMGPSRGWEFPLAAAEALIQGFATRFPVTPQLQQWLEWCHHPLPPLPPHRDLVAAADLTMALRDGRRPLPHQRSGARWLLARRGAVLADEMGLGKTLTALLAVRAMVRCAELRVMVVAPVGLHAHWRREAETVDLQPELVSWARLPAELPPAGTLLVVDEAHFAQSLQANRTAALLRLARHPRLRAIWMLTGTPMKNGRPAQLYPLLAAMDHPIARDQRQFEERYCQGHWREQRGQRRWQASGATQLEELRRLTRPLILHRRKAQVLELPPKQRREHTIALSDAESLGFDHRIDLVVDDFRRRALKGEVRSDAEPLAVLTALRRVAAEFKLPGAESLLRTLLQAGEAVVLFSGFVEPLQLLQQRLGGALLTGRQRPGERQQAVDRFQQGGEDLLLATFGTGALGFTLHRARHVVLLERPWTPGDVAQAEDRCHRLGMADEVLTCHWLQLGPADQLVDGLVASKAERIEILLGPRRLTLDRQSLPLMVRRCLQVS; encoded by the coding sequence GTGGGGGATTGGATTTCCGATTCCGGATCGCTCTCCTGCGGGCTTGACCTCTCGGCTGCCGGACTCATCCGTGTGGTCTGTCCGTTTGACGCCGTCACCCAGGCGCAATTGCGGCGGATCCGGCCCCGTGGTCGTTGGATGGGGCCGTCCAGGGGCTGGGAGTTTCCTCTGGCGGCAGCTGAAGCATTGATCCAGGGTTTTGCGACGCGATTTCCTGTCACCCCTCAACTGCAGCAATGGCTGGAGTGGTGTCACCACCCCTTGCCGCCATTGCCTCCCCACCGTGATCTGGTGGCGGCCGCCGATCTGACGATGGCGTTGCGGGATGGCCGGCGGCCACTCCCCCATCAACGCAGTGGAGCCCGTTGGCTGCTGGCGAGACGCGGAGCTGTTCTTGCCGATGAGATGGGGCTTGGCAAAACGTTGACGGCACTGCTGGCGGTCAGAGCCATGGTCCGCTGCGCTGAGCTGAGAGTGATGGTGGTGGCGCCGGTGGGGCTGCATGCCCATTGGCGACGGGAAGCGGAGACGGTGGATCTCCAGCCGGAGTTGGTGAGCTGGGCGCGGTTGCCTGCTGAGCTTCCACCGGCTGGAACGCTGTTGGTGGTGGATGAGGCGCATTTCGCCCAATCCCTGCAGGCGAACCGCACGGCAGCCCTATTGCGGCTGGCGCGTCACCCCCGGCTACGAGCGATCTGGATGCTCACGGGCACACCGATGAAAAACGGTCGTCCGGCTCAGCTCTATCCCTTGCTTGCTGCGATGGACCATCCGATTGCCAGGGATCAACGCCAGTTTGAGGAGCGGTATTGCCAGGGGCATTGGCGTGAGCAGCGGGGGCAACGGCGTTGGCAGGCCAGTGGTGCCACCCAGCTCGAAGAATTACGCCGTCTCACACGACCACTGATCCTCCATCGCCGCAAGGCTCAGGTGCTGGAGCTGCCGCCCAAGCAACGCCGTGAGCACACCATTGCGTTGTCAGATGCCGAATCTCTTGGGTTCGACCATCGCATTGATCTGGTGGTGGACGACTTTCGGCGTAGAGCCCTCAAGGGTGAGGTGCGGTCCGATGCGGAACCGTTGGCGGTGCTGACCGCACTGCGCCGGGTTGCAGCCGAGTTCAAGCTCCCTGGGGCGGAATCCCTCCTGCGAACGCTGTTGCAAGCCGGCGAGGCGGTGGTGCTGTTCAGCGGATTTGTGGAACCGCTGCAGTTGTTGCAGCAGCGGTTGGGTGGAGCCCTGCTCACCGGTCGTCAACGGCCGGGTGAGCGGCAGCAGGCGGTGGATCGCTTTCAGCAGGGGGGAGAGGATCTGCTGCTGGCGACTTTTGGTACCGGGGCTCTTGGATTCACCCTGCACCGCGCCAGGCATGTGGTGTTGCTGGAGCGCCCCTGGACGCCGGGTGATGTGGCGCAGGCCGAAGACCGCTGTCATCGCCTGGGGATGGCAGATGAGGTGCTCACCTGTCACTGGTTGCAGCTGGGGCCGGCGGATCAGCTTGTGGATGGTTTGGTAGCCAGCAAGGCGGAACGGATTGAGATCCTGTTGGGTCCCCGTCGTTTGACGCTCGACCGTCAATCCTTGCCGTTGATGGTGCGGCGTTGTTTGCAGGTGTCCTGA
- a CDS encoding DUF6554 family protein: MPRSIAHRILCSAGVIVGLLGGSSAVWAGTDNEQKGAQVYCFMRSSGNAHDVSWNAAYALIKRQSSGLFKTSPEHASVMITEAVVKDPGTFPDCGQFLGDLFGGATTATAASLGSTSTATQTDTSVSSDGYAASEAERYSY, encoded by the coding sequence ATGCCCCGCTCCATCGCCCATCGGATTCTGTGCAGCGCCGGCGTGATCGTCGGATTGCTGGGTGGATCCAGCGCAGTATGGGCAGGCACCGACAACGAACAAAAGGGTGCCCAGGTGTATTGCTTCATGCGCAGCAGCGGCAATGCCCATGACGTGAGCTGGAACGCCGCCTACGCCCTGATCAAGCGGCAGAGCAGCGGCCTGTTCAAGACATCACCGGAACATGCCTCTGTGATGATCACCGAAGCTGTGGTCAAGGACCCCGGCACGTTCCCTGACTGCGGTCAGTTCCTCGGCGATCTATTCGGCGGGGCAACCACCGCCACTGCAGCAAGCCTTGGCAGCACATCAACGGCAACCCAGACCGACACCTCCGTCAGCAGCGATGGTTACGCCGCCAGCGAGGCCGAGCGTTACAGCTACTGA
- a CDS encoding chemotaxis protein, with the protein MTSSVSFRITRTAEDLAQTITAITQRLVKLEQRQEALELQVRQQFQSVHEVPDEELATLDGIEQLLQETRQLLQSTDTLDSSLALHPSDLRDEAHDHHVHHHHGDMAA; encoded by the coding sequence ATGACCTCATCTGTGTCGTTCAGGATCACGCGCACCGCTGAAGACCTAGCTCAGACCATCACCGCCATCACCCAGCGTTTGGTGAAATTGGAGCAACGCCAGGAAGCGTTGGAGCTTCAGGTGCGTCAGCAGTTTCAGTCCGTGCATGAGGTGCCGGACGAGGAGCTGGCCACACTCGATGGCATCGAGCAGCTGCTGCAGGAAACCCGCCAGTTGTTGCAATCCACGGACACGCTGGATTCTTCACTCGCGCTGCACCCTTCAGACCTCAGAGATGAGGCGCATGATCACCACGTCCATCACCACCACGGTGACATGGCCGCATAG
- a CDS encoding alanine--glyoxylate aminotransferase family protein has translation MQDKLTLMIPGPTPVPESVLKAMGRHPIGHRSGEFQAVVQRTTEQLKWLHQTQGDVLVITASGTAAMEAGIINTLSRGDKVLCGDNGKFGERWVKVARAYGLEVEVIQAEWGQPLDTEAFRLALEADSAKAIKAVILTHSETSTGVINDLETIARHVKAHGTALTIADCVTSLGATDVPMDAWGVDVVASGSQKGYMLPPGLSFVAMGERAWQAYERSDLPKFYLDLGPYRKTAAKNSNPFTPAVNLYFGLEAALEMMQKESLEAIFARHARHRSAAQAGMKAIGLPLFAAEGHGSPAITAVAPDGIDAEQLRKAVKERFDILLAGGQDHLKGKVFRIGHLGYVCDRDVLTAVSAIEATLQSLGLQSGSMGAGVAAAAAALS, from the coding sequence GTGCAGGACAAGCTCACCCTGATGATTCCGGGCCCGACCCCGGTGCCCGAGTCAGTGCTCAAGGCCATGGGGCGCCACCCGATCGGCCACCGCAGTGGTGAGTTCCAGGCCGTTGTTCAACGCACCACGGAACAGCTGAAGTGGCTGCACCAGACCCAGGGTGATGTGCTGGTGATCACCGCCAGCGGCACCGCCGCCATGGAAGCCGGCATCATCAACACCCTCAGTCGCGGCGACAAGGTGCTCTGCGGCGACAACGGCAAATTCGGTGAGCGCTGGGTGAAGGTTGCGCGCGCCTACGGCCTGGAGGTGGAGGTGATCCAAGCCGAGTGGGGCCAACCCCTCGACACGGAAGCCTTCCGCCTGGCCCTGGAAGCCGACAGCGCCAAGGCGATCAAAGCAGTGATCCTCACCCATTCCGAGACGTCCACCGGAGTCATTAACGACCTGGAGACCATCGCCCGCCATGTGAAGGCCCACGGCACCGCCCTGACCATCGCGGACTGCGTCACCAGCCTCGGGGCCACCGATGTACCCATGGACGCCTGGGGCGTGGATGTGGTGGCCTCCGGATCCCAGAAGGGCTACATGCTTCCACCCGGCCTCAGCTTTGTGGCCATGGGCGAACGGGCCTGGCAGGCCTATGAACGCTCGGATCTGCCGAAGTTCTATCTGGATCTGGGCCCATACCGAAAAACCGCCGCCAAGAACAGCAACCCCTTCACGCCGGCGGTCAATCTCTATTTCGGCCTGGAAGCTGCTTTGGAGATGATGCAGAAAGAGAGCCTGGAAGCAATCTTTGCCCGTCATGCTCGCCACCGGTCAGCCGCCCAGGCGGGCATGAAAGCGATCGGGCTGCCGTTGTTTGCGGCTGAAGGCCACGGCAGTCCAGCCATCACCGCTGTAGCTCCCGATGGCATCGATGCCGAGCAATTGCGTAAAGCCGTGAAGGAGCGCTTCGACATCCTCCTCGCCGGCGGTCAGGATCACCTGAAGGGCAAAGTGTTCCGCATCGGCCACCTTGGTTATGTCTGCGATCGCGATGTCTTGACCGCCGTGTCCGCCATTGAAGCCACGCTTCAGTCGTTGGGTTTACAAAGCGGCAGCATGGGAGCAGGCGTCGCAGCAGCAGCAGCAGCGCTCAGCTGA
- the cbiD gene encoding cobalt-precorrin-5B (C(1))-methyltransferase CbiD, translating to MAPSASSGTSGGLTLPVWVASAARAALQALLGNPFEPKQQVLQPDGGEPLLVTVRSAARLSDDQALAISRCDPGPGLDLTRDLEIWVRVAWTPSADQGLVLMPGEGVGRFGPGGDACLSTYARELLECTLLPLLPPGRGLVVEPVLPCGRSLAERTSNAAFGVVDGLALIGTQAEVQQSAAPEQLQQVLRALRALVADPGFGGSVALVIGENGLDLARRAGLSPLLKVGNWLGPVLVAAAEAGVKDLLLLGYHGKLIKLAGGIFHTHHHLADGRLEVLTALGLDAGLSLEELRQLRSAASVEDAFQRLNPETATDLGRLLAATVEQRSQAYIARYGDWPLRIAAVLFDRSRTLRWRGPMAEERFFTLKD from the coding sequence ATCGCACCTTCTGCTTCAAGCGGTACGTCCGGTGGCCTCACCTTGCCGGTGTGGGTGGCCTCAGCGGCGCGGGCAGCCCTGCAGGCGTTGTTGGGGAACCCGTTTGAGCCAAAGCAGCAGGTGTTGCAGCCCGATGGTGGTGAGCCTCTGCTGGTGACGGTGCGTTCGGCGGCTCGGTTGAGCGACGACCAGGCTCTGGCCATCAGCCGCTGTGATCCTGGCCCAGGGTTGGACCTCACCCGTGATCTGGAGATCTGGGTGCGCGTCGCCTGGACCCCCAGTGCGGATCAAGGCCTTGTGCTGATGCCCGGTGAGGGGGTCGGACGGTTTGGTCCCGGCGGAGATGCCTGCCTGTCGACTTATGCCCGAGAGCTGCTGGAATGCACCCTGCTGCCGTTGCTGCCTCCCGGGCGCGGCCTGGTGGTGGAACCGGTGCTGCCCTGCGGTCGCAGCCTGGCGGAGCGCACCAGCAATGCCGCCTTCGGTGTGGTGGATGGTTTGGCACTGATCGGAACCCAGGCGGAGGTGCAGCAGAGCGCGGCACCGGAGCAGTTGCAGCAGGTGCTTCGTGCGCTTCGGGCTCTGGTGGCCGATCCGGGCTTCGGAGGGTCTGTGGCGCTGGTGATCGGTGAAAACGGTCTGGATCTGGCGCGACGGGCGGGGCTATCGCCATTGCTGAAGGTGGGCAACTGGCTTGGACCGGTGCTTGTGGCTGCTGCGGAAGCCGGTGTGAAGGATCTGTTGCTGCTGGGTTACCACGGCAAATTGATCAAACTGGCTGGTGGCATCTTTCACACCCACCACCACCTGGCAGACGGCCGGTTGGAAGTGCTGACGGCACTGGGGCTCGACGCAGGCCTCAGCCTCGAAGAGCTGCGTCAACTGCGTTCCGCAGCATCGGTGGAGGATGCATTCCAACGCCTGAATCCTGAAACGGCGACGGATCTGGGGCGGTTGCTGGCGGCGACGGTGGAACAGCGCAGCCAGGCTTACATCGCCCGCTATGGCGATTGGCCCTTGCGCATTGCGGCTGTTCTGTTTGACCGGAGCAGGACGCTGCGCTGGCGTGGGCCGATGGCGGAAGAGCGCTTCTTTACGCTGAAGGATTGA